Proteins co-encoded in one Chaetodon auriga isolate fChaAug3 chromosome 9, fChaAug3.hap1, whole genome shotgun sequence genomic window:
- the pigg gene encoding GPI ethanolamine phosphate transferase 2, catalytic subunit isoform X2, whose protein sequence is MATSSAACSKTACPTTRKSPLRGSGSEWLLSELDVLLLAGTVGHTLSLAASSFVEEEHQTWYFLLNTLCLAVFQDVCRKYFREQRRSGDEEEHILPSKECHPSAHPKADMCSEKWLALATPPFTLVCCRLLRSLNQTGVQWAHLPDVGHWLNSSEHRTVLSLLAAFCLVLIYLLVQRRCSWVSKVALALGLLGVYSYRAAVGNVLFPWQHSGRAMSKGTVEARFVYVFVLGILFSGTKDLLRSQIITADAKLKSRGLWEIYSGLVLLVSLLFRAHNLPVLCCCLLIQTLMAQFIWRKLHYDAAQTTIMHYWFGQAFFYFQGNSNNIATVDISVGFVGLESYVEAPAIFLTALSTYAGPLLWACHLVCYLSSERDRSPVALSHGCYCLALLRSVPAAAYIVLVTALRYHLFIWSVFSPKLLYESMHLLLTAGVCLFFNTMEQSHSSSKS, encoded by the exons TCTCCATTGAGGGGCAGTGGCAGTGAGTGGTTGCTGTCAGAGCTGGATGTTTTGCTGCTGGCTGGCACGGTCGGACACACTCTCAGCTTGGCGGCCAGCAGCTTCGTAGAGGAAGAGCACCAGACCTGGTACTTTCTGCTCAACACCCTATGCCTCGCCGTCTTCCAGGATGTTTGCCGCAAGTacttcagagagcagagacgctCTGGAGATGAAGAAGAGCATATCCTCCCTTCCAAAGAGTGTCATCCCTCTGCTCACCCGAAGGCAGATATGTGCTCAGAGAAGTGGCTAGCGTTAGCCACGCCGCCCTTCACTCTGGTCTGCTGCCGACTGCTGCGCTCCCTCAACCAGACCGGGGTGCAGTGGGCTCATCTTCCTGACGTGGGACATTGGCTTAACAG CTCTGAACACAGGACGGTCCTCTCCCTGCTGGCTGCTTTCTGTTTGGTTCTTATCTACCTCTTGGTTCAAAGACGGTGCTCATGGGTGTCCAAGGTTGCCCTCGCCCTCGGACTTTTGGGTGTCTACAGCTACCGGGCAGCTGTTGGCAATGTCTTGTTTCCCTGGCAACACTCCGGTCGAGCTATGTCCAA GGGAACAGTGGAGGCGCGCTTTGTTTACGTCTTCGTCTTGGGCATCCTCTTCTCAGGCACCAAGGACCTGCTGCGGTCCCAGATCATCACAGCAGATGCCAAGTTGAAGAGCAGGGGATTATGGGAGATCTACAGTGGCTTGGTTTTGTTAGTTTCGCTGTTGTTTCGTGCTCACAACCTGCCCgtcctgtgctgctgcctgttgaTCCAGACGCTCATGGCTCAGTTTATCTGGAGGAAACTTCACTATGACGCAGCCCAAACCACCATCATGCATTACTGGTTCGGTCAGGCCTTCTTTTACTTCCAG GGCAATTCCAACAACATTGCCACCGTCGACATTTCAGTCGGCTTCGTTGGGCTGGAAAGTTACGTAGAAGCACCTGCCATCTTCTTAACGGCCCTGAGCACTTACGCCGGGCCCCTGCTCTGGGCATGTCACCTCGTCTGCTACCTCAGCTCTGAGAGAGACAG GAGCCCGGTTGCACTCAGCCATGGCTGCTACTGTTTGGCCCTGCTGAGGTCTGTGCCAGCTGCAGCCTACATTGTGCTGGTAACTGCTCTGCGGTACCATCTCTTCATATGGAGCGTCTTTTCCCCCAAATTACTGTACGAGTCCATGCACCTGCTGCTGACCGCAGGAGTCTGTCTCTTCTTCAACACGATGGAGCAAAGCCACAGTTCCAGTAAGTCTTAG